A stretch of Clostridia bacterium DNA encodes these proteins:
- a CDS encoding arginine--tRNA ligase yields the protein MNILSSVEQKIKERIQEAAFAAKREGKISFETLPSFVLEKPRDKSHGDYAVNLAMALTKQAKMNPRAIAEALIEYFERKDTYVADMTIAGPGFINMSLDPAWHDQVIPEVLAAGAKYGRSSYGNNKRVQVEFVSANPTGIPHMGNARGAALGDTIATLLDAAGYAVEREYYVNDAGNQIIKFGESLQARYLQALGQDVDFPEDGYHGEDITETVAGYVELHGNELLSLDEEERKEILVKYALSEKLRVIREDLERFGVKYDNWFFESTLYESGAVQKTLDRLRERGLIYEKDGASWLAATKYGEEKDEVMVRQNGTPTYFAADIAYHLNKYERGFETLINVWGADHHGHVGRMKNVINALGKDPDSLEVVLMQLVRLFSGGEIVRMSKRTGRFISLGELMNEVGVDASRYFFVMRSADSHLDFDMDLAKSENSENPVFYVQYAHARIASILRQQEGENKVADLSLLTHEAEIQLIEKIAELPSMIIHAAETREPHRLCGYAHELASLFHSFYGKCRVLNIEPELSCARLELMRATKITLSNVLGMIGVSAPERM from the coding sequence ATGAATATCCTTAGTAGCGTGGAACAAAAAATTAAAGAACGAATTCAAGAGGCAGCATTTGCCGCAAAGAGGGAAGGCAAGATATCTTTTGAGACGCTTCCTTCTTTTGTTTTAGAGAAACCACGGGATAAATCTCACGGTGACTACGCAGTCAATCTTGCGATGGCTTTAACGAAACAAGCTAAAATGAATCCTAGAGCGATTGCGGAAGCTTTGATAGAGTATTTTGAGCGAAAAGATACTTATGTAGCAGATATGACTATTGCTGGCCCAGGTTTCATAAATATGTCCTTGGACCCAGCATGGCACGATCAAGTTATTCCGGAGGTTCTCGCAGCAGGTGCAAAATATGGCCGTAGTTCCTACGGTAATAATAAAAGAGTACAGGTAGAATTTGTGAGCGCCAATCCTACAGGCATTCCCCACATGGGAAATGCAAGGGGCGCTGCCTTGGGTGACACCATAGCTACCTTGTTGGATGCAGCAGGCTATGCAGTAGAGCGTGAATACTATGTTAATGATGCAGGAAACCAGATTATAAAATTTGGAGAATCTTTGCAAGCTCGTTACTTGCAGGCCCTGGGTCAGGACGTAGATTTTCCAGAAGACGGATATCACGGTGAGGATATAACAGAGACAGTAGCCGGCTATGTTGAATTGCATGGAAATGAGCTATTATCCTTAGACGAAGAGGAGAGAAAAGAAATCCTGGTTAAATATGCGCTTAGTGAAAAACTAAGGGTCATTCGGGAAGACTTAGAACGATTTGGTGTGAAATATGACAATTGGTTTTTTGAAAGTACCCTTTACGAGAGTGGAGCAGTACAAAAGACCCTAGACCGGTTGCGCGAACGTGGTCTCATTTATGAAAAAGATGGAGCCAGTTGGTTGGCCGCTACGAAATATGGTGAAGAGAAAGATGAAGTTATGGTTCGTCAAAATGGAACCCCGACATACTTTGCCGCAGATATTGCATACCATTTAAATAAATATGAGCGTGGCTTTGAAACCTTGATTAATGTTTGGGGGGCAGACCATCACGGACACGTAGGTCGTATGAAGAATGTTATAAATGCGCTTGGCAAGGATCCAGATAGTTTGGAAGTGGTTCTGATGCAGTTGGTACGTTTGTTCTCAGGTGGAGAAATCGTTCGTATGTCTAAACGGACAGGACGCTTTATTTCTTTGGGAGAACTAATGAACGAAGTCGGGGTCGACGCATCTCGTTATTTCTTTGTGATGCGTAGTGCGGACAGTCATTTGGACTTTGATATGGATTTAGCAAAATCTGAAAATAGTGAAAACCCGGTATTTTACGTGCAATATGCCCATGCGCGTATCGCAAGCATCCTGCGTCAGCAGGAAGGCGAAAATAAGGTCGCGGACTTAAGTTTGCTGACCCATGAAGCCGAGATTCAGCTGATTGAAAAAATAGCAGAATTACCGAGCATGATTATCCACGCTGCAGAGACTCGCGAACCGCATCGTCTGTGTGGCTATGCTCATGAATTGGCAAGCCTATTCCATAGCTTTTACGGAAAATGCAGGGTGCTCAATATTGAGCCGGAGTTGTCTTGTGCTAGGCTGGAATTGATGCGGGCTACCAAAATTACTCTTAGCAATGTACTTGGAATGATCGGTGTTTCAGCACCGGAAAGAATGTAG
- a CDS encoding DUF1934 domain-containing protein: MEQIKIKVHSKVEQSGEEEVYDSFADATLQERGNLLTINYEELIGKGQRVYNKLILHKNPARAVLKRSGAVKAVFVFDEAIRTDCLYHTDEMSLALDIQTDRVCLEEQNGRLVRLMLDYQLHSGTTHISNHTLRIDLEYPKTTL, translated from the coding sequence ATGGAACAGATAAAAATCAAAGTCCATAGTAAGGTGGAACAGTCTGGAGAAGAGGAAGTATACGATTCCTTTGCGGACGCTACATTGCAAGAACGTGGTAACCTTCTGACTATTAATTATGAAGAGCTGATTGGTAAGGGGCAGAGAGTATACAATAAACTCATATTGCACAAAAACCCAGCTAGAGCTGTTCTAAAAAGGAGCGGAGCTGTTAAAGCCGTTTTTGTATTTGATGAAGCAATTAGGACAGACTGTTTGTACCATACGGATGAAATGAGTCTTGCGTTAGATATTCAAACGGATCGAGTTTGTCTAGAAGAACAGAATGGTCGTCTCGTTCGTTTGATGCTAGATTACCAGCTCCATAGTGGTACGACACACATCAGCAACCATACTTTGAGAATTGATTTAGAGTATCCGAAAACAACGTTATAA
- a CDS encoding sigma-70 family RNA polymerase sigma factor codes for MESLSDEKLVQMVLDGDREVFSVLISRYERQIYGLAYRLTNNKHEAQDLGQEAFIKIYQSLGKYDPGRPFFSWMYKVAANQCYSILRKKREAETPLESVIEFVSDDHEEENSPEQFILKKENQDTVRRALVSLPEKYRMALILRFMEDMSYQEIADTMEISLSAVESRIHRGKKLLLKSYQEERGELDGQGKIE; via the coding sequence ATGGAATCCCTGTCCGATGAAAAGTTGGTCCAAATGGTACTAGATGGAGACAGAGAAGTCTTTTCAGTACTCATATCTCGTTATGAAAGACAGATATACGGATTGGCTTATCGCTTAACAAATAATAAGCATGAAGCTCAGGATTTAGGACAAGAAGCATTTATAAAAATCTATCAATCATTGGGCAAGTATGATCCAGGAAGACCATTTTTTTCTTGGATGTATAAGGTGGCTGCCAACCAGTGCTACTCGATACTTCGAAAGAAGCGTGAAGCGGAGACGCCGCTTGAGTCGGTGATTGAATTTGTATCAGATGACCATGAGGAGGAGAATTCTCCTGAACAGTTCATCTTAAAAAAAGAAAATCAAGACACGGTGCGAAGAGCACTGGTGTCTTTACCTGAAAAATATCGTATGGCTCTAATCCTACGGTTTATGGAAGATATGAGCTATCAGGAAATTGCTGATACCATGGAAATTTCCTTATCAGCAGTGGAATCAAGAATCCACAGAGGAAAAAAATTATTGCTGAAAAGCTATCAAGAGGAAAGAGGTGAGTTGGATGGACAAGGAAAAATTGAATAA
- the trmB gene encoding tRNA (guanosine(46)-N7)-methyltransferase TrmB: protein MRIRRRKNAAEILCQKYADFVVEEPNKLKGKWKEKLGYDKLYAEFGSGKGRFVTNKALNQPEVLYVGVEREPEVLIKTAEKAATKLPKNLRLINTDVEFITDAFAKGEVDRLFLNFSDPWPKRRHAKRRLTFCHFLDRYKQILAPGAEIHFKTDNRGLFEFSLNEFSACGWTMKNIRLDYQPEEDSDDIMTEYELKFREMGQPIYRLEAFYPNYEEKV from the coding sequence ATGAGAATTAGAAGAAGAAAGAATGCGGCAGAAATCCTCTGCCAAAAATATGCAGATTTTGTTGTTGAAGAACCGAATAAACTAAAGGGAAAGTGGAAAGAAAAGTTAGGCTACGATAAACTTTATGCGGAATTTGGCTCAGGTAAGGGTAGATTTGTGACGAACAAAGCCTTGAACCAACCAGAAGTCTTATACGTAGGCGTAGAACGAGAGCCGGAGGTGCTGATTAAGACCGCTGAGAAAGCAGCCACAAAGTTGCCGAAAAACTTACGACTCATCAATACAGACGTAGAATTTATTACAGATGCCTTTGCCAAAGGTGAAGTGGATAGACTGTTTTTAAATTTTTCTGATCCCTGGCCTAAAAGACGTCATGCCAAACGCCGTCTAACCTTCTGCCATTTTTTAGACCGTTACAAGCAGATACTTGCACCTGGTGCAGAAATCCATTTTAAGACGGACAACCGAGGGCTTTTCGAATTTTCCCTAAATGAGTTTTCCGCTTGTGGCTGGACTATGAAGAATATCCGTTTGGACTACCAACCAGAGGAAGATAGCGACGATATTATGACCGAATATGAGCTGAAATTTCGTGAAATGGGTCAACCAATTTATCGCTTGGAAGCCTTTTATCCGAATTATGAAGAAAAAGTATAG
- a CDS encoding ATPase P: protein MLTRNIPGDKVYGFDYLVLDFNGTIAEDGLPCEGVKECIEQLSGYLNITVLTADTFGSVEAALDGWPVAVKIIDSTDQIEAKRNFVETLQQAGAQVIALGNGLNDKKMLAEADLALAVLGSEGLCTQILDGADLLVRSATEGLELLLNEKALSATLKS, encoded by the coding sequence ATGCTGACAAGAAATATACCTGGAGACAAGGTTTATGGCTTTGATTATTTGGTCTTAGATTTTAACGGTACCATTGCTGAAGATGGCTTACCTTGTGAAGGCGTAAAAGAGTGCATTGAGCAATTGAGTGGGTATTTGAACATCACGGTCCTTACGGCTGATACCTTTGGCTCTGTCGAGGCAGCCTTAGATGGATGGCCAGTCGCGGTCAAGATTATTGATAGTACTGACCAAATAGAGGCTAAGAGAAATTTTGTTGAAACCCTGCAACAAGCGGGTGCACAAGTTATTGCACTCGGCAATGGGCTAAACGATAAGAAGATGTTGGCTGAGGCCGATCTAGCGCTAGCAGTACTTGGATCCGAGGGGCTATGCACGCAGATATTGGATGGCGCAGACCTATTGGTTCGCAGTGCTACAGAAGGCTTGGAGCTATTATTAAATGAGAAGGCGTTGTCCGCAACGTTGAAGAGTTAA
- the recJ gene encoding single-stranded-DNA-specific exonuclease RecJ — MNETSKAVVRQVCTHCGRTFIEGTVCECIALKEQEEKKKQLLKEKTRRSKSFQYHCVTQNRKVDENGLHPKLLTLLGNRGIVDIEKFITCPISALRTEKLLNQNQAVERLERAIKEGEQITVYGDYDVDGVTSAAIGLNILRDLGAKVDYYINNRFEEGFGIGKKGVEAIARRGGSLILTADNGIAGYEAVEYAKTLGLEVLVTDHHEPNDRLPDCIVVDPKQPGCPYPNKDIVGVGVLFKVLDDLARRLGKGRRALHELDLVAMGTVADVAPLLGENRILVKNGLKLMDPAALVGKRKLRPGIEALRAVAGLDKAPVNAYHLGYLFGPMINAEGRLNGVPEKSVELLTTNNLGRAVSLARELSTLNDKRKKTVEELYDIALEQIDLTKKILIVADARFHEGVVGLLAGRLKKEFYLPAIVLGVDQAGCFKGSGRSIPGFNLKKKLDKLSGLLEAYGGHELACGLTVTEDNYQTVKNMLETQAAICFPGEVVEHIDIDVELGKEDICETLVQDLEKLEPFGQGFPRPKFWVHSFKPDSLGYSRDGKHTRMKAKIGSKTMDFWAFGQRIEGDETCFDILGSPSFNVFRGKRSIQFRIEECGSPLAVEVIKGK; from the coding sequence ATGAACGAAACGAGTAAAGCAGTAGTGCGCCAGGTGTGCACGCATTGTGGCAGAACCTTTATCGAAGGAACTGTTTGTGAATGTATAGCCCTAAAAGAACAGGAAGAAAAGAAAAAGCAGTTATTAAAAGAAAAAACAAGGAGGAGCAAATCGTTTCAATACCACTGCGTGACTCAAAACCGCAAAGTGGATGAAAATGGATTGCATCCTAAATTGCTGACCCTTCTTGGTAATAGAGGCATTGTAGATATTGAGAAATTTATAACCTGCCCCATAAGTGCCTTGCGCACGGAAAAACTTCTAAATCAAAACCAAGCAGTAGAACGTTTGGAACGAGCAATCAAAGAGGGGGAGCAAATCACAGTGTATGGTGATTACGATGTCGATGGAGTTACGTCAGCGGCAATCGGCTTGAATATACTTAGGGACTTGGGTGCTAAAGTAGATTATTATATCAACAACCGATTTGAAGAAGGTTTTGGTATTGGCAAAAAAGGTGTAGAAGCTATTGCTAGACGTGGAGGAAGCTTAATTCTAACAGCAGACAATGGCATTGCGGGCTATGAAGCGGTGGAATATGCAAAAACCTTGGGTCTAGAGGTACTAGTCACAGACCACCATGAACCCAATGACCGATTGCCAGACTGCATCGTTGTCGATCCCAAACAGCCTGGCTGTCCCTATCCCAATAAGGATATTGTAGGGGTAGGTGTTCTATTTAAAGTTTTGGATGATTTAGCAAGAAGGCTGGGTAAAGGTAGAAGAGCTTTGCATGAGTTAGACTTGGTAGCAATGGGTACAGTGGCTGACGTTGCTCCACTTTTGGGTGAAAACCGCATACTGGTAAAAAATGGTTTAAAATTAATGGATCCTGCAGCACTAGTTGGAAAACGAAAGCTGCGTCCTGGTATCGAAGCACTTCGGGCCGTGGCGGGTCTTGACAAAGCGCCTGTAAACGCCTATCATCTAGGATATTTGTTTGGTCCTATGATTAATGCGGAAGGTCGTTTGAATGGCGTGCCCGAGAAGTCGGTGGAACTGCTGACGACGAACAATTTGGGAAGAGCAGTAAGTTTGGCCCGGGAACTGTCGACTCTAAATGATAAGAGAAAAAAGACAGTAGAGGAACTTTACGATATTGCTTTAGAACAGATTGATTTGACCAAGAAAATTTTGATTGTGGCGGATGCCAGATTCCATGAAGGCGTGGTGGGTTTATTAGCTGGACGCTTGAAAAAGGAATTTTATCTACCGGCAATAGTACTGGGCGTGGATCAAGCTGGGTGCTTTAAAGGTTCAGGTAGATCAATACCAGGTTTTAACCTTAAGAAGAAATTAGACAAGCTAAGTGGTTTGCTCGAAGCATATGGTGGGCATGAACTAGCGTGTGGTTTAACAGTAACGGAAGATAACTACCAGACGGTAAAAAATATGCTGGAGACCCAGGCGGCCATTTGTTTCCCGGGAGAGGTAGTGGAGCATATAGATATTGATGTGGAACTTGGAAAAGAGGATATTTGTGAGACCTTAGTTCAGGACCTTGAAAAGTTAGAACCGTTCGGTCAAGGATTCCCACGTCCAAAATTTTGGGTTCATTCTTTTAAACCAGATAGTCTGGGTTATAGCCGCGATGGGAAGCATACCAGAATGAAGGCGAAAATTGGCAGTAAAACCATGGATTTTTGGGCCTTTGGGCAGCGTATTGAGGGTGACGAAACTTGTTTTGATATATTGGGTTCACCAAGTTTTAATGTTTTTCGTGGCAAGCGCTCAATCCAATTTCGTATAGAAGAATGTGGTTCACCGCTCGCTGTTGAAGTAATAAAGGGGAAATAG
- a CDS encoding PDZ domain-containing protein: MKSTNKKMITLVLSVFMLFGSTLPALAAEIDQETEEAIRTIVENEYYLNLDGVDLEKADLEDILLSLDKYSEYLTREEYENFDRIVEGTFGGLGVSLATTETGNIVNGVLSGTPAEVAGIQVGDMFVSVDGQDVQSLALNELVPLLRGNPGSNVVIEMKREGEDETIIFVMERAIIDMSGKIAELSEDGVAYIKVNTFGVDVGAWFMRMLGEMRESNPGLEGIVLDLRDNTGGRLTSGLSMASTILDKESTLTKIYKQDELIHQYRSTSPGVGVPVVVLGDAGTASASELVIAALVDNEQAKFVGEPTYGKGVMQTIFTLPNNDVLKMTTAEFKGPLDTPIHGVGLSPDYLVEDIPDDENMDEPLIFALELIEKEIDSFVPGEMTFVLNEPKVLLGMNAKTLSAENTLNQGAFVVPLRDTCGLLKLAVRYENEKVVVTGQTEEMIFSPGEREVWVNGVKEELGQPLLMKDGRTYLPARFLGEQLGYQVDYNAETQKVTLSK; encoded by the coding sequence ATGAAAAGCACGAACAAAAAAATGATTACGCTAGTTTTAAGTGTTTTTATGCTCTTTGGTAGTACCCTGCCAGCTTTGGCGGCAGAGATTGACCAAGAAACAGAAGAGGCAATTCGAACTATTGTAGAAAATGAGTATTATTTGAATTTAGATGGAGTAGATCTAGAAAAAGCTGACTTGGAAGATATTCTTTTGTCTTTGGATAAGTATAGCGAGTATTTAACCAGAGAAGAATATGAAAACTTTGATAGAATTGTCGAAGGAACCTTTGGTGGTTTAGGGGTTTCCTTAGCCACGACAGAGACAGGGAACATTGTAAATGGTGTCTTGTCAGGAACTCCAGCAGAAGTTGCCGGCATTCAAGTAGGCGATATGTTTGTTTCTGTGGACGGACAAGACGTACAGTCATTGGCTTTAAATGAACTGGTTCCTCTCCTTCGGGGTAATCCTGGTAGCAATGTAGTGATTGAGATGAAGCGTGAGGGCGAAGATGAAACGATAATTTTTGTCATGGAACGAGCAATTATTGACATGAGTGGCAAGATCGCTGAGCTGTCTGAAGATGGCGTGGCCTATATTAAAGTGAATACCTTTGGTGTGGATGTAGGTGCTTGGTTTATGAGAATGCTAGGAGAGATGCGTGAATCCAATCCGGGTCTGGAAGGAATTGTTTTGGATCTTAGGGATAATACTGGTGGACGGTTAACCTCTGGTTTATCCATGGCCTCAACAATTTTGGATAAGGAATCCACACTGACCAAGATATATAAACAAGATGAACTAATCCACCAATACCGCAGCACCAGTCCTGGTGTAGGCGTTCCCGTAGTTGTTCTTGGCGATGCTGGGACGGCTTCTGCATCTGAACTTGTTATCGCGGCCCTAGTAGATAATGAGCAAGCAAAATTTGTAGGAGAACCAACCTATGGTAAGGGCGTGATGCAAACCATCTTTACGTTACCCAATAATGATGTTTTGAAAATGACGACGGCCGAGTTTAAGGGCCCCTTAGATACTCCGATTCATGGTGTTGGGCTTAGTCCAGACTATTTGGTAGAAGATATTCCAGATGATGAGAATATGGATGAACCACTAATTTTTGCGCTAGAATTAATTGAAAAAGAAATAGACAGTTTTGTACCGGGAGAAATGACCTTTGTTTTAAATGAACCAAAAGTGTTGTTGGGCATGAATGCCAAAACACTTTCTGCTGAAAACACATTAAATCAAGGAGCCTTTGTTGTTCCCCTTAGAGATACCTGTGGATTACTTAAATTGGCAGTGCGGTATGAAAATGAGAAGGTAGTCGTTACGGGGCAAACGGAGGAGATGATTTTTTCTCCTGGTGAAAGAGAAGTTTGGGTTAATGGTGTAAAAGAAGAACTAGGCCAACCCCTACTGATGAAGGATGGCAGGACCTATCTGCCGGCCCGTTTTTTAGGTGAACAGCTGGGCTACCAAGTGGATTACAATGCAGAGACACAAAAAGTAACCCTTAGCAAATAA
- a CDS encoding glycosyltransferase family 39 protein, producing MEKSIKHEYIILGFILIIASALRLAWIFYCDTVPVFDFLKYHLGAVSLASGQGYKLFGHYTAFEPVGFSFYLSLIYRVFGENLLAPKILNVFLSVDSVFLVYLLGKRYFRAETGLLAAILLALSPRQIVYTSVISTEILFTYFLLLTLLLFSKETRKMSKPLLLGLCGAVLAYIKPFMMLFFMLGFPMLLIQRRHEDKKETQIEANYQKQIEGIKHKTIGVYENPGRERKQSGFWEALFGSLGWSVMIALVMLLAILPWSIRNYQVFNKVIPISSNGGITLYLNNNDYAEGHWQDPFKIPGSPIAGMKNEETGFWDEIKVDELAGAEGKRWILNNPQKFAKLGLQKTYHVYKNAADVQFAVDYTSSGGPLENRGWVYQVSDIAHKLLLGGLVFYMLMALANLFWRRDALKGQASIWLIWLTFSATFFVFEGQPRYLFPMVPLFCLLIAWSMTWLASGIRLIVRKDKK from the coding sequence ATGGAAAAATCGATAAAGCATGAATATATTATCTTAGGTTTCATATTAATTATTGCAAGTGCTTTGCGCTTGGCATGGATTTTCTACTGCGATACCGTTCCCGTATTTGATTTCTTGAAATATCACTTGGGAGCAGTATCTCTTGCAAGTGGGCAGGGATATAAGCTGTTTGGTCATTATACTGCTTTTGAACCAGTTGGCTTTTCCTTCTATTTGAGTCTCATCTACCGAGTATTTGGCGAAAACTTGTTGGCTCCCAAGATACTGAATGTTTTCCTTAGTGTAGACAGTGTATTTTTGGTATATTTATTAGGGAAGCGATATTTTCGTGCAGAAACAGGCTTGCTTGCGGCAATTTTGTTGGCACTTTCGCCGAGACAAATCGTCTACACAAGTGTGATTTCAACAGAAATTCTGTTTACCTATTTTCTTTTACTAACCCTCCTACTTTTTTCTAAAGAAACTAGAAAGATGAGTAAACCCCTGCTACTAGGTCTTTGCGGGGCAGTACTTGCCTATATTAAGCCATTTATGATGCTGTTCTTTATGTTGGGATTTCCAATGCTTCTTATTCAACGTAGGCATGAAGATAAAAAAGAAACGCAGATTGAAGCCAACTACCAAAAGCAGATTGAAGGTATAAAACATAAGACCATTGGAGTATATGAAAATCCAGGCAGAGAACGAAAACAGTCCGGATTTTGGGAGGCCTTGTTTGGCTCATTGGGTTGGAGTGTGATGATTGCTTTGGTAATGTTGCTGGCAATCTTGCCGTGGAGCATACGAAACTACCAGGTATTCAATAAAGTGATTCCCATTTCCAGTAACGGTGGTATTACCTTGTATTTGAATAACAATGATTATGCGGAAGGACACTGGCAGGATCCCTTCAAAATTCCCGGTAGCCCGATTGCCGGTATGAAGAATGAGGAAACAGGTTTTTGGGATGAAATCAAGGTGGACGAACTGGCAGGGGCAGAAGGAAAACGTTGGATTCTCAACAATCCCCAAAAATTTGCCAAGCTAGGTTTGCAAAAAACCTACCATGTTTACAAAAATGCTGCAGATGTGCAATTTGCCGTGGACTACACCTCTAGTGGAGGACCCCTTGAAAACCGTGGTTGGGTCTATCAGGTAAGTGATATAGCCCACAAATTATTATTAGGGGGACTAGTTTTCTATATGTTGATGGCCCTGGCAAATCTGTTCTGGCGACGAGATGCCCTGAAAGGACAAGCCAGTATTTGGCTTATTTGGCTGACCTTTTCTGCCACCTTCTTTGTATTTGAAGGACAACCCCGCTATCTGTTTCCGATGGTACCGCTGTTTTGCCTACTCATTGCATGGAGCATGACCTGGCTTGCGAGCGGCATTCGATTGATTGTAAGAAAGGATAAAAAATGA